Sequence from the Nitrospirota bacterium genome:
GGGCGATTTCGGGGGCGGGGGTGACACCGAAACCTCAGTCACCCCGAGTCCAGGTGAGGGATCGCCCACCGATGGATCGGCTTCCCTGTCGAAAGCGCAAAAGCAGACCGCTCCTCCCGAGGAACGACTGCCGGCGCTCGATTGGGTGAGCGATCCCGAGCTGGATGCTCTCCGAATGGATGTCTACAAGGCCGAACTCCGCGCGAGGCTGCTCAAGGCCACGGCTGAAATTCGAGACTACGAGAAACGGCTGAGCGGAAAGCCCGCAAGAGACATTGAAGCCCCGAAGCCGGTTGCACCCCCCAAGCCGAAGCCCAAACTGAAACTCATCGCCGTCGACGGCAAGGGGGCCATCGTGGAAGTGGACGGCCGAACCTACTCGTTCGACAAACCTGGTGATCAGGAAGGAAAAGTGTCGCTCAAGGGCGTTACCTCGGACCGCGCCCTCATCGAAGTGGACGGGGAAGACTTCGAAGCGAAGTTCTGACGCGTCGCGCTACGGCTGATTTCCCATCCCGTCTCGGCTAAGATGCTTGGGAACAAGGAAACCCATGCCACTCCACCGGCCTTCGATCTGTCAACTCGCCCGAACTGCCTCCGTGCTGGTCTTTGTCGCAACCTCGGGCTGCGCCTCCTTGAACCTTCGTACCCGCGGGGGCGGACCGGTCGTTCAGGAAATGGCCCCTGCATTTCGATTGCGCGCGATGACCGGCAACGACATTTCCCTGACCGACGTCCTCGCCCAAGGTCCGGTCGTGCTCGTTTTCTACGAGAGTTCCAAATCCTCCCACTGTCGGAAGCAACTCGATGAGTTCAACCGGAACCTGGGGGAATTCAGACGCCGCGGAGCGATACTGCTTGCCGTCAGCGCGGATTCCCCGGAAACCTCCGCTCAACTCGCAAAAGATCTTCATTTGGCTTTTCCCCTCCTGTCCGATCCTTCACTCGAAACGATCCAAGCGTACGGCATGGCTCGGATGGAGAAGGATGCGGCCGTTCCCGGCATATTCATTATCCCGCAAAGCGGCCGGATCTACTGGAAGTACGTGTCCGAGGCCATGGGCGATCGCCCCTCACTCCGCTGGGTTCTCTACATTCTCGATGACGCGCTCGGTCAAACAAGCGAATCCTTGAAACCGGGCGCGGTCTTCCCGCACCAGCAAAAATTCTAGGCGTTTCTATAGAGGCTAAGCCTCGATAGACAGAATTCCGATTCGTAGGGGAGCATCTTCAGATGCTCCCTCTTGTTGGGAGGGTCTGAAGACCCCCCCCTACGCATTCTCGAAGAACAAAGGGTCTTGGCTCACCGTCACGGTCCACATCGAATCCGCTTGACAGGGCCGGGACACCTGTCTAATAGTCACTCTCCAGAGACGAAGGTCTCCAAAAGAGTTTACCCAATTGAAGGAGGTGCTAATGAAATCACTTAAGGTATTGGCGGTTGCCGCCGTCGTCGGCCTTTCGGCCACGGCCTGCGTGTCGAAAGCCGTCATGGTCAACACGGCGACCGCGCCGATCCAGGCGCAGGTCAGCGCCAAAGTTATCGGAACGGCCGAAGGAAAATCCTGCGGCATGTTCTGGGCGCCGTTTGTCACTCAACTCCTGGCCGGATTGGCCAAGGTGGAAGGCGTTCCGGGGGGCGTGAACACGGCCCTTTTCTACAACGCGACACAGGGCGCGCTCCAGCAGAAGCCTGAAGCCGATGCCTTTGCCGGGTTGAGGACGGAGGTCACAACGACCGACTACCTGATCATTGCGAAGACGTGCGTGAGCGTCCGCGCAAAAGCCGTCCAATTTCAATAAGAAAGTAGAGCCGTAGGGGAGGACCTCGCTGCCGCCCGGCTCCGAAGCCATTCGGAGCCGCGGCCGCACTCGAAGACGTGTCAGGTCCTCCCTGCTTGGGAGCAGCTAAAGCTGCTCCCCTACTCGAGAAATCGAGTTTGTGAAGGCGGCGGGAAGAGTTTCCCGCCGCCTTTCTTTTCAGTTGATCTTCCGGAGATGATACTCGAACTCCAGCTCTGCAGCCAGCTCGCCTTTCTCGTTGGTCATCTGAAGTTTCACCGGAAAATTGTACTTCCCGTCCCGTTCCACCGCCGCCATGGCGGTCTCCACGGCGAGAGGTTCGATCGTGCCCGTACACACAAGCCGCTCCCGAAACGGCTTCCGATAATTGACTTTTGCCCCCCGTACCACGATCACCAGCTTTCCCATGTCCAGAACCGAAGACACGAGCGCGGCGCCCGTCGTCTCACCCGCCGTGAAGATCGCCCCGGCATGAACGGTCGCGACATGGTTCGAAACGTTTTCGCTGAAGGCCATTTCCGATGTCACCTTTCCATCGCCGAGTGACTTGATCTTCAAATTGAGCCGTCGGATGTACGGCACCGCCTGCTCCAACATCGCCTGAAGCGCTTCAAGGTCTACGGCCATACTTTACTCCTTTCGGGGACTTGGTTGCTCCATATCTGCGCAGGGCCTGTAACGTCTCGGTGAACCCATCATGGTAGCCGCAACCTTTAGGTTGCGTCCGCGCCGTTGTGCGCAGGCTAAAGCCTGCGGCTACCAAGCACTAGCTCTCTCGCATAGATCCGACGGGATCACCGAAACGTTACCAGGACCTTCAGGGCGCTGATATAGCTCCCTGGCGGCGCCGGTGCAAGTTGACCGCGGGCATTGATCCTGCTCCGGCAGCGTGCTAGCGTAACCGAACGGAGGACTTATGGCGAAGGACACACTTACCGTGATCGACAACAGGACGGGAAAACAGTACGAAATCCCGATCACCTACGGAACCTATCCCCACGACGGAGCGGCCATCCCCGCGCCGGAGTTTCGCAAGATCAAGACCTCGCCCGAAGATTTCGGAGTGATGTGCTACGACCCCGCGTTCATGAATACAGCCTCCTGCAAGAGTTCCATCACCTTCCTCGACGGCGAACGCGGCATCCTTCGCTACCGCGG
This genomic interval carries:
- a CDS encoding YiiD C-terminal domain-containing protein, whose translation is MAVDLEALQAMLEQAVPYIRRLNLKIKSLGDGKVTSEMAFSENVSNHVATVHAGAIFTAGETTGAALVSSVLDMGKLVIVVRGAKVNYRKPFRERLVCTGTIEPLAVETAMAAVERDGKYNFPVKLQMTNEKGELAAELEFEYHLRKIN
- a CDS encoding redoxin domain-containing protein, encoding MPLHRPSICQLARTASVLVFVATSGCASLNLRTRGGGPVVQEMAPAFRLRAMTGNDISLTDVLAQGPVVLVFYESSKSSHCRKQLDEFNRNLGEFRRRGAILLAVSADSPETSAQLAKDLHLAFPLLSDPSLETIQAYGMARMEKDAAVPGIFIIPQSGRIYWKYVSEAMGDRPSLRWVLYILDDALGQTSESLKPGAVFPHQQKF